From Phyllopteryx taeniolatus isolate TA_2022b chromosome 18, UOR_Ptae_1.2, whole genome shotgun sequence, the proteins below share one genomic window:
- the LOC133468727 gene encoding toll-like receptor 5 isoform X1 gives MSITSVIKRELTGSDVHFADTQFRQASFHLKSNMRMFAFAVVAMFVFHQVPGCLSSCSIIGSVANCAFKNLQWIPSLPPNITHLYLEMNHIGEINATSLSGLEMLQVLDLGHQYSSLVIQNNAFSRQRHLRKLELGFNTRLQLEPQAFLGLSGLQSLHLDYCSLQESILKENYLKPLSSLETLNLFGNQIKRLQPSMFFSNMTHLKHLNLKLNRINKICEPDLAAYQGKQFESLNLDSNNLQAMYNESFDQRTCGNPFRGISFRTLDLSHNGFSIGKLKLFFKAIEGTKISHLKLSGHIGKGFSFSNLLDVDRSTFECLRTSSISILDLSKNRIFALQKKVFSPLPEAQVIDLSGNQLNQIDKNAFEGQEHLETLNLSHNLLGDIRAHSFAPLRNLHVLDLSYNHIGVFGYRAFSGLLSLEVLNLTGNSLRKFGFPSTLPSLTYLNLYDNKLTFAAVDSITAFAPNVTYLNIQTNRVENLQGVYIFMTKLKKLQHLFYGGNPIKWCTMNTQASEKKESGVKVLDLHSSNLQSIWSQGKCLDLFEGLCHLVCLSLSSNNLRSLPEGIFKGLTSLLDMNLSFNTLTYLQPDAFPQSLKLLNLANNFIASPDPASFRTLSALNFKINRFHCNANLTNFLMWIKETNVTFLSPVEEFRCEFPIAFYKVPLLDYSIQLLGTGST, from the exons ATGTCCATCACAAGTGTGATAAAAAGAGAGCTAACAGGCTCTGATGTTCACTTTGCGGATACACAATTTAGACAAGCTAGTTTTCATCTGAAAAGCAACATGAGGATGTTTGCCTTTGCGGTGGTCGCCATGTTTGTCTTCCATCAG GTGCCAGGCTGCCTCTCATCCTGCTCCATTATTGGCTCTGTAGCCAACTGTGCCTTTAAGAACCTACAATGGATTCCTTCCCTACCTCCCAACATCACCCACCTGTATTTAGAGATGAACCACATCGGTGAGATTAACGCCACCTCTTTGTCTGGTCTGGAGATGCTACAAGTGCTGGACTTGGGTCATCAGTATTCAAGTCTCGTGATCCAAAACAATGCATTCAGCAGACAAAGACACCTCCGGAAGTTGGAGCTGGGCTTCAATACAAGGCTTCAACTGGAGCCGCAGGCCTTTTTGGGATTGTCCGGTTTGCAGAGTCTCCACCTGGATTACTGTTCCCTTCAGGAATCCATTCTGAAGGAAAACTATCTGAAGCCGCTTTCTTCATTAGAGACTCTTAACCTGTTTGGTAACCAGATAAAAAGACTCCAACCTTCAATGTTCTTTTCCAATATGACTCATCTGAAACATTTGAATCTAAAACTGAATCGTATCAACAAAATATGTGAACCTGATCTAGCTGCCTACCAGGGAAAGCAATTTGAATCCTTGAATTTAGACTCAAACAACCTTCAGGCTATGTACAATGAAAGCTTTGATCAGCGTACTTGTGGGAACCCTTTCAGAGGAATATCTTTTAGAACACTTGACTTGTCCCATAATGGGTTCAGCATAGGCAAGTTAAAGCTGTTTTTTAAAGCTATCGAGGGTACTAAAATCTCTCATCTCAAGCTATCAGGACACATAGGTAAAGGCTTTTCATTTAGCAATCTCCTGGATGTGGACAGAAGCACTTTTGAGTGCCTGAGGACCAGCTCAATCAGTATACTGGATCTGTCTAAAAACAGGATATTTGCATTGCAAAAGAAAGTATTCAGTCCACTACCAGAAGCTCAAGTCATTGACCTCTCTGGAAACCAACTTAATCAGATAGATAAGAATGCCTTTGAAGGCCAGGAACATTTAGAGACACTTAACCTGTCGCATAATTTGCTCGGAGATATCCGCGCTCACAGTTTTGCTCCTCTAAGGAACCTACACGTGTTGGACCTCTCTTACAATCACATCGGTGTATTTGGCTATCGTGCGTTCAGCGGACTTCTCAGTCTAGAAGTACTAAATCTGACTGGAAACTCTCTCAGGAAGTTCGGCTTCCCCAGCACTCTGCCGAGTTTAACTTATCTCAATCTGTACGACAATAAATTGACCTTCGCAGCAGTGGACAGCATCACAGCGTTTGCCCCTAATGTcacatatttgaacattcagACCAACAGAGTGGAAAACCTGCAGGGTGTGTACATATTTATGACTAAGCTGAAAAAACTCCAGCATCTCTTCTATGGAGGGAACCCCATCAAATGGTGCACAATGAATACGCAAGCTTCAGAAAAGAAGGAAAGCGGTGTTAAAGTGTTAGATCTTCACAGCAGTAACTTGCAGTCGATTTGGTCTCAAGGCAAATGCCTCGATCTGTTTGAAGGTCTCTGTCATTTGGTTTGCCTGAGCTTGAGCTCGAACAACTTGCGCTCTCTTCCTGAAGGCATCTTCAAGGGTCTCACCTCACTTCTTGACATGAACCTCTCATTCAACACTTTAACATATCTCCAGCCTGATGCGTTTCCCCAAAGCCTCAAATTACTTAACCTCGCGAACAATTTCATAGCGTCCCCCGACCCGGCCTCCTTCCGCACTCTTAGCGCcctcaacttcaaaattaacCGATTCCACTGTAACGCGAACCTTACAAACTTCTTGATGTGGATTAAGGaaacaaatgtgactttctTGAGTCCTGTTGAGGAGTTCAGATGTGAATTTCCGATTGCTTTCTATAAAGTTCCGTTGTTGGATTACTCCATTCAGCTTCTTGGCACTGGAAGCACTTAA
- the LOC133468727 gene encoding toll-like receptor 5 isoform X2 — translation MVPGCLSSCSIIGSVANCAFKNLQWIPSLPPNITHLYLEMNHIGEINATSLSGLEMLQVLDLGHQYSSLVIQNNAFSRQRHLRKLELGFNTRLQLEPQAFLGLSGLQSLHLDYCSLQESILKENYLKPLSSLETLNLFGNQIKRLQPSMFFSNMTHLKHLNLKLNRINKICEPDLAAYQGKQFESLNLDSNNLQAMYNESFDQRTCGNPFRGISFRTLDLSHNGFSIGKLKLFFKAIEGTKISHLKLSGHIGKGFSFSNLLDVDRSTFECLRTSSISILDLSKNRIFALQKKVFSPLPEAQVIDLSGNQLNQIDKNAFEGQEHLETLNLSHNLLGDIRAHSFAPLRNLHVLDLSYNHIGVFGYRAFSGLLSLEVLNLTGNSLRKFGFPSTLPSLTYLNLYDNKLTFAAVDSITAFAPNVTYLNIQTNRVENLQGVYIFMTKLKKLQHLFYGGNPIKWCTMNTQASEKKESGVKVLDLHSSNLQSIWSQGKCLDLFEGLCHLVCLSLSSNNLRSLPEGIFKGLTSLLDMNLSFNTLTYLQPDAFPQSLKLLNLANNFIASPDPASFRTLSALNFKINRFHCNANLTNFLMWIKETNVTFLSPVEEFRCEFPIAFYKVPLLDYSIQLLGTGST, via the coding sequence GTGCCAGGCTGCCTCTCATCCTGCTCCATTATTGGCTCTGTAGCCAACTGTGCCTTTAAGAACCTACAATGGATTCCTTCCCTACCTCCCAACATCACCCACCTGTATTTAGAGATGAACCACATCGGTGAGATTAACGCCACCTCTTTGTCTGGTCTGGAGATGCTACAAGTGCTGGACTTGGGTCATCAGTATTCAAGTCTCGTGATCCAAAACAATGCATTCAGCAGACAAAGACACCTCCGGAAGTTGGAGCTGGGCTTCAATACAAGGCTTCAACTGGAGCCGCAGGCCTTTTTGGGATTGTCCGGTTTGCAGAGTCTCCACCTGGATTACTGTTCCCTTCAGGAATCCATTCTGAAGGAAAACTATCTGAAGCCGCTTTCTTCATTAGAGACTCTTAACCTGTTTGGTAACCAGATAAAAAGACTCCAACCTTCAATGTTCTTTTCCAATATGACTCATCTGAAACATTTGAATCTAAAACTGAATCGTATCAACAAAATATGTGAACCTGATCTAGCTGCCTACCAGGGAAAGCAATTTGAATCCTTGAATTTAGACTCAAACAACCTTCAGGCTATGTACAATGAAAGCTTTGATCAGCGTACTTGTGGGAACCCTTTCAGAGGAATATCTTTTAGAACACTTGACTTGTCCCATAATGGGTTCAGCATAGGCAAGTTAAAGCTGTTTTTTAAAGCTATCGAGGGTACTAAAATCTCTCATCTCAAGCTATCAGGACACATAGGTAAAGGCTTTTCATTTAGCAATCTCCTGGATGTGGACAGAAGCACTTTTGAGTGCCTGAGGACCAGCTCAATCAGTATACTGGATCTGTCTAAAAACAGGATATTTGCATTGCAAAAGAAAGTATTCAGTCCACTACCAGAAGCTCAAGTCATTGACCTCTCTGGAAACCAACTTAATCAGATAGATAAGAATGCCTTTGAAGGCCAGGAACATTTAGAGACACTTAACCTGTCGCATAATTTGCTCGGAGATATCCGCGCTCACAGTTTTGCTCCTCTAAGGAACCTACACGTGTTGGACCTCTCTTACAATCACATCGGTGTATTTGGCTATCGTGCGTTCAGCGGACTTCTCAGTCTAGAAGTACTAAATCTGACTGGAAACTCTCTCAGGAAGTTCGGCTTCCCCAGCACTCTGCCGAGTTTAACTTATCTCAATCTGTACGACAATAAATTGACCTTCGCAGCAGTGGACAGCATCACAGCGTTTGCCCCTAATGTcacatatttgaacattcagACCAACAGAGTGGAAAACCTGCAGGGTGTGTACATATTTATGACTAAGCTGAAAAAACTCCAGCATCTCTTCTATGGAGGGAACCCCATCAAATGGTGCACAATGAATACGCAAGCTTCAGAAAAGAAGGAAAGCGGTGTTAAAGTGTTAGATCTTCACAGCAGTAACTTGCAGTCGATTTGGTCTCAAGGCAAATGCCTCGATCTGTTTGAAGGTCTCTGTCATTTGGTTTGCCTGAGCTTGAGCTCGAACAACTTGCGCTCTCTTCCTGAAGGCATCTTCAAGGGTCTCACCTCACTTCTTGACATGAACCTCTCATTCAACACTTTAACATATCTCCAGCCTGATGCGTTTCCCCAAAGCCTCAAATTACTTAACCTCGCGAACAATTTCATAGCGTCCCCCGACCCGGCCTCCTTCCGCACTCTTAGCGCcctcaacttcaaaattaacCGATTCCACTGTAACGCGAACCTTACAAACTTCTTGATGTGGATTAAGGaaacaaatgtgactttctTGAGTCCTGTTGAGGAGTTCAGATGTGAATTTCCGATTGCTTTCTATAAAGTTCCGTTGTTGGATTACTCCATTCAGCTTCTTGGCACTGGAAGCACTTAA
- the LOC133468726 gene encoding kinesin-like protein KIF3C — MSKNKSSESVKVVVRCRPLNRKEESNGPSGGIVQMDLGLGQVMLRNPRASHSEPQKTFTFDAVYDANSKQRDLYDESVRPLIDSVLAGFNGTIFAYGQTGTGKTYTMQGMWLDPEKRGVIPNAFDHIFTHISRSQSDKQYLVRASYLEIYREEIRDLLDPNHANARGLELRESPETGVYVPDLTSCVCKSIKEIEEVMNVGNQARAVAATDMNEYSSRSHALFLITVECGQPGPDGRKHIRVGRLNLVDLAGSERQAKTGVQGERLKEAAKINLSLSALGNVISALADGRSGHVPYRDSKLTRLLQDSLGGNAKTVMVATLGPAPQHYDETLTTLRYANRAKNIQNQPRVNEDPKDALLREFQREIARLRAQLNHRKWRSKQKKERLDDDGSDQEGDEDTECEEEEVVKEAKEYVKQEEQRLEREKEAIRGDRSLLSDEKQRLLGEKERMMGVLRKEQEATEQLTAKYKAMESKLLVGGKNIIDHTNEQQKMLEVKRQEIAEQSRSEREMQQQMLIQDDETLELRETFTSLQQEVEAKTKKLKKLYAKLQCIKAEIQDVNDEHVRSRQELEQTQNELTRELKFKYLIIENFIPPEEKNKIMSRMTFDPEEDQWKFQPLVPAESKPLQMKKRPTSAVGYKRPISQYARVAITMGANNRFRAENIMFLELDMNPPNTASLGHLKDAELNLSSSVDSSPTNDRGVRKSRSWCQSQKSLTSSSSNVSLSACNTAVPASTQ, encoded by the exons ATGTCAAAGAATAAGAGCAGTGAGTCGGTTAAGGTGGTTGTTCGATGCCGACCTTTGAACCGAAAAGAGGAGTCCAACGGTCCCTCAGGGGGCATTGTGCAGATGGACTTGGGACTGGGACAAGTGATGCTCAGGAATCCTCGAGCATCGCACAGCGAACCCcagaaaacatttacattcGATGCTGTTTACGATGCCAATTCCAAACAACGAGATCTGTACGATGAAAGCGTTAGGCCTCTCATAGATTCTGTGCTTGCCGGGTTCAATGGTACAATTTTTGCTTATGGACAGACCGGGACAGGGAAGACATACACTATGCAGGGGATGTGGTTGGACCCAGAGAAACGGGGTGTGATACCCAATGCCTTTGACCACATCTTTACGCACATCTCACGCTCACAGTCTGATAAGCAGTACCTCGTACGGGCATCATACCTTGAGATTTATCGTGAGGAGATCCGGGATCTCCTTGATCCCAACCATGCCAACGCCCGGGGACTGGAGCTCAGAGAGAGTCCAGAGACTGGAGTCTATGTCCCGGACCTCACATCTTGTGTCTGCAAGAGCATCAAGGAGATTGAGGAGGTGATGAACGTGGGCAACCAAGCAAGGGCCGTTGCGGCCACAGACATGAACGAATATTCGTCCAGGTCCCACGCCTTGTTCCTGATCACTGTGGAGTGTGGCCAGCCAGGTCCAGATGGGAGAAAGCACATCCGAGTTGGTCGCCTCAACCTGGTGGATCTGGCTGGCAGCGAGCGGCAGGCCAAAACAGGCGTCCAGGGGGAACGCCTGAAGGAGGCGGCTAAGATAAACCTTTCCCTGTCCGCTCTAGGGAACGTGATATCTGCGCTGGCGGACGGGCGCAGCGGCCATGTGCCCTACCGGGACTCAAAACTGACCCGTCTTTTGCAGGACTCACTAGGCGGGAACGCCAAGACTGTCATGGTCGCCACTTTAGGCCCTGCCCCCCAGCACTACGACGAAACCCTCACAACCCTTCGCTACGCAAACCGAGCCAAGAACATCCAGAACCAGCCCCGAGTCAACGAGGACCCCAAAGACGCTCTCCTTCGAGAGTTTCAGAGGGAGATCGCTCGACTCAGGGCCCAGCTCAACCACAGGAAGTGGAGGAGCAAGCAGAAGAAGGAGCGGCTGGACGACGATGGCTCAGATCAAGAGGGGGATGAAGACACAGagtgtgaggaggaggaggtagtGAAGGAGGCAAAGGAGTACGTGAAGCAAGAGGAGCAGCGTTTGGAGAGGGAGAAGGAGGCCATCAGAGGAGATCGATCCCTCCTGTCTGATGAGAAGCAGAGGCTTCTTGGCGAGAAAGAGAGGATGATGGGGGTTCTTCGAAAAGAGCAGGAAGCCACAGAGCAACTGACTGCCAAGTACAAG GCAATGGAGAGCAAGCTGCTGGTTGGCGGAAAGAACATCATAGATCACACTAATGAGCAGCAGAAGATGCTAGAGGTGAAGAGGCAGGAGATTGCGGAACAG TCACGTAGTGAGAGAGAGATGCAGCAGCAGATGTTGATCCAGGATGATGAGACACTGGAGCTGAGGGAAACCTTTACTTCTCTGCAGCAAGAGGTCGAGGCCAAGACCAAGAAGCTTAAGAAG TTGTACGCCAAGCTCCAGTGCATCAAAGCGGAGATCCAGGATGTAAATGACGAGCACGTGAGGAGCCGTCAGGAGCTAGAGCAAACGCAGAACGAGCTCACTAGAGAGCTCAAGTTCAA GTATTTGATCATCGAGAACTTCATCCCTCCAGAGGAGAAGAATAAGATCATGAGCAGAATGACTTTTGACCCTGAAGAGGATCAGTGGAAGTTCCAGCCTCTCGTTCCCGCTGAGAG TAAACCCTTACAGATGAAGAAAAGGCCAACATCTGCAGTGGGATATAAGCGACCAATCAGCCAGTATGCCAGGGTTGCCATAACGATGGGGGCTAATAACAGATTCAGG GCTGAGAACATCATGTTTCTGGAGCTGGACATGAACCCTCCAAACACCGCCTCACTGGGTCACTTAAAAGATGCAGAGTTAAACCTAAGCTCCTCTGTGGACAGCTCTCCTACCAACGACAGAGGCGTTCGCAAATCTCGCTCCTG gtgtcaaagccaaaagtctCTCACTTCTTCCTCTTCTAATGTTTCCCTGTCGGCTTGTAACACTGCCGTGCCTGCATCGACGCAGTGA